From a single Rosa rugosa chromosome 7, drRosRugo1.1, whole genome shotgun sequence genomic region:
- the LOC133720913 gene encoding subtilisin-like protease SBT3, whose amino-acid sequence MRNNSGIPLPCIFSVLSCFLLTLHVNMALAERSTHIVHMDKSLMPKSFTSHHHWYSSIVDSFKTDLHTSLDRNRSAPSLLYTYDNAFHGFSAVLSADELENLEKSPAFVSSYKDKTVTVDTTHTTTFLSLNPSTGLLPASNYGEDIIVGVIDSGIWPESDSFRDDGLTKNIPAKWKGRCEVGQEFNASLCNNKLIGARYFNKGVRAANPGVTLSMNSARDSEGHGTHTSSTAAGNFVNGASYFGYAKGTARGVAPRSRVAMYKVLWDEGRYASDVLAGMDQAIADGVDVISISLGFDDTPLYEDPVAIASFAAMEKNVVVSSSAGNEGTGGLGKLHNGIPWALTVAAGTIDRSFGGTLSLGNGLTVPGFTLFPANALINKLPLVYNKTLSACNDTELLYTGPSAILICDDISDIRGQISHIIAAEVLGAVFISNDPGIHELGYVGTPIVVLSPDDGPALFKYAKSADPIVSITFQQTFVGTKPAPAAAFYSSRGPSSSYPGILKPDIMAPGSLVLAAWPPNVAAAQIGGNVMLPSDYNLISGTSMSCPHASGVAALLKGAHPEWSAAAIRSALVTTANPLDNTQNPIRDNGDNFNFASPLAMGAGQIDPNRALEPGLIYDATTQDYINLLCSTNFTRKQISAITRSHDYDCSKPSCDLNYPSFIALYGRHHPKKLRVQKFQRTVTNVGDGAAKYKAVVTAPKGSMVTVSPEILKFANIYEKQSYTVTIKYEGDKKNRKVSFGELVWVEENGKYKVRSPIVVSPLV is encoded by the coding sequence ATGAGGAATAACAGTGGGATTCCTCTTCCTTGCATTTTCTCTGTTCTTTCATGTTTTCTGTTAACTCTCCATGTCAACATGGCTTTGGCAGAGAGGTCTACTCATATTGTCCACATGGACAAGTCTCTCATGCCCAAGTCCTTCACTAGCCATCACCATTGGTACTCCTCCATTGTTGATTCCTTCAAAACTGATCTTCACACCTCTTTGGATCGCAACAGGTCCGCGCCATCCCTTTTATACACCTACGATAATGCCTTTCATGGTTTCTCTGCAGTTCTGTCCGCAGATGAATTGGAGAATTTAGAAAAGTCTCCAGCTTTTGTTTCCTCTTACAAGGACAAAACTGTCACAGTTGACACCACCCATACCACTACATTCCTCTCCCTCAACCCTTCCACTGGTTTGTTACCTGCTTCGAATTATGGTGAAGACATCATTGTTGGTGTCATTGATAGTGGGATCTGGCCAGAGAGCGATAGCTTCAGAGATGATGGTCTGACCAAGAACATTCCAGCTAAGTGGAAGGGAAGATGTGAGGTTGGACAAGAGTTCAATGCCTCTTTGTGTAACAACAAATTAATAGGAGCAAGATACTTTAACAAGGGTGTGAGGGCTGCAAACCCCGGTGTCACACTTAGCATGAACTCTGCTAGAGACTCTGAAGGCCATGGGACTCACACATCCTCGACCGCTGCAGGGAACTTCGTGAATGGGGCATCTTATTTCGGTTATGCTAAAGGAACAGCTAGAGGTGTAGCACCACGTTCCAGGGTTGCCATGTACAAGGTCCTTTGGGATGAAGGTAGATACGCCTCTGATGTTCTAGCAGGCATGGACCAAGCTATTGCTGATGGTGTGGATGTTATTTCAATCTCACTGGGCTTTGATGACACGCCATTGTACGAGGATCCTGTAGCAATAGCATCCTTTGCCGCTATGGAGAAGAATGTAGTAGTTTCATCTTCAGCCGGAAATGAAGGCACAGGGGGCCTTGGGAAATTGCACAATGGCATCCCTTGGGCCCTGACTGTTGCAGCTGGCACGATTGACCGCTCATTTGGTGGAACATTAAGTCTTGGTAATGGTTTAACCGTTCCTGGATTTACCTTGTTCCCAGCAAATGCTCTGATAAATAAGCTTCCACTGGTTTACAACAAGACATTATCAGCTTGCAACGACACAGAACTATTATATACTGGCCCCAGTGCAATCCTCATATGTGATGACATTTCGGATATCCGTGGTCAAATATCTCATATCATTGCTGCAGAGGTGCTTGGAGCTGTCTTTATTTCGAACGATCCTGGTATTCATGAGTTAGGATATGTTGGAACTCCTATTGTGGTGCTAAGTCCAGATGATGGACCAGCTCTTTTCAAATATGCAAAAAGTGCTGACCCTATCGTTAGCATAACATTCCAACAAACATTTGTTGGGACAAAGCCTGCACCGGCTGCTGCATTTTACTCTTCAAGAGGTCCTTCATCAAGTTATCCGGGTATCTTGAAGCCGGACATAATGGCACCAGGGTCATTAGTTTTGGCTGCTTGGCCTCCGAATGTAGCAGCTGCCCAAATTGGTGGAAATGTGATGTTACCAAGTGACTATAATTTGATATCTGGAACATCCATGTCTTGCCCTCATGCTTCAGGCGTAGCTGCTCTACTGAAAGGTGCACACCCAGAATGGAGTGCAGCTGCCATTAGGTCTGCTTTGGTCACCACAGCCAACCCATTAGACAATACTCAGAATCCAATTCGTGACAATGGTGACAATTTCAACTTTGCTTCACCTCTAGCAATGGGAGCAGGCCAGATTGATCCTAACAGAGCACTTGAACCCGGTTTGATATATGATGCAACCACTCAAGACTATATCAATCTCTTGTGCTCCACAAACTTTACCCGCAAGCAAATCTCAGCCATCACTAGATCACATGACTACGATTGTTCCAAGCCATCTTGTGATCTGAACTACCCATCGTTCATTGCTTTGTATGGTCGACATCACCCAAAGAAGTTAAGGGTTCAAAAGTTTCAGAGGACAGTAACAAATGTGGGAGATGGTGCAGCCAAGTACAAGGCTGTGGTAACAGCTCCAAAGGGTTCTATGGTAACAGTGTCGCCTGAGATACTGAAATTTGCAAATATATATGAAAAGCAAAGCTACACTGTTACCATAAAGTATGAGGGGGACAAAAAGAATAGAAAGGTTTCTTTTGGTGAACTTGTTTGGGTCGAAGAAAATGGAAAATACAAAGTCAGGAGCCCCATTGTAGTGTCACCTCTTGTTTGA
- the LOC133720915 gene encoding inactive TPR repeat-containing thioredoxin TTL3-like has product MFGHGLQYVPTNNVLLCDRAACRSKLGQWEMAIEDCNAALRERPNFHKALLWRAHSYARLRRWEDSLKDYSALSKEFPGDEFIASSLDQVQMELKAQTGRFSSLEPIVETNGIEGSSW; this is encoded by the exons ATGTTTGGCCATGGTCTGCAGTATGTTCCTACAAACAATGTCTTACTTTGTGATCGAGCCGCTTGCAGGTCTAAGCTTGGACAGTGGGAAATGGCCATTGAAGATTGCAATGCAGCTCTAAGAGAACGGCCTAATTTCCACAAAGCTCTTCTATGGCGTGCTCACTCTTATGCTAGA CTTAGAAGATGGGAGGATTCTTTAAAGGACTATTCTGCATTGAGCAAGGAGTTTCCTGGAGATGAATTTATTGCCAGTTCTCTTGATCAAGTACAAATGGAATTGAAGGCTCAAACTGGTAGATTCTCAAGCCTTGAGCCAATAGTGGAAACAAATGGAATTGAAGGCTCAAGCTGGTAG
- the LOC133720842 gene encoding TPR repeat-containing thioredoxin TTL4-like: protein MGIGTCGLYVPFGKKKNIVGHEHLSPNPQKYVSDSFESSPSHSNTNMLCSKSPSDRNLVTEKEFCHRRSSSVGNIHKPPRNILTSGRSSDASQAVKRASQADRDLVTEKKFHHQRSFSQGNCYETPQNNLVPRRVSDANQAAKQCLSPTRCQYYGHGNIIKGLNSVTKPQNPESVEEINNLGNMKYRNGYFKEAIPLYDKAIALCPQNAAFHSNKAAALISLGRLTEAVEECLKAIKCEPSCSRAHYRLGTLYTRFGQVDDASWHFELSGKNIGSEIRQRLLRIEAHYVNTNKARKVKDWDGVLRESTLCIEAGVDASNQLVALKAEALFKLGRVDEAFELVNAESHSEESLRKELSLQKELWTWIQPGSL, encoded by the exons ATGGGTATAGGCACCTGTGGCCTTTATGTcccttttggaaagaaaaagaacattGTAGGTCATGAGCATTTGAGCCCCAATCCTCAGAAATATGTTTCTGATAGTTTTGAGTCTTCTCCTTCTCATTCAAATACTAATATGTTGTGTTCTAAATCCCCAAGTGACAGAAATTTGGTCACTGAGAAGGAGTTTTGTCATCGAAGAAGTTCTTCAGTAGGTAACATACATAAACCCCCTCGAAATATTTTGACCTCGGGGAGGTCATCTGATGCAAGTCAAGCTGTAAAGCGGGCAAGTCAAGCTGACAGAGATTTGGTCACCGAGAAGAAGTTTCATCACCAAAGAAGTTTTTCACAAGGTAACTGTTATGAAACCCCTCAAAATAATTTAGTCCCGAGAAGGGTATCTGATGCAAATCAAGCTGCGAAGCAGTGTTTAAGTCCTACCAGATGTCAGTATTACGGCCATGGAAATATCATAAAGGGGTTAAATAGCGtaacaaaaccccaaaaccctgAAAGTGTGGAAGAGATCAACAATTTGGGCAACATGAAATATAGAAATGGGTACTTTAAGGAGGCAATACCCTTATATGATAAGGCCATTGCCTTGTGCCCTCAAAATGCTGCTTTCCATTCCAATAAGGCTGCAGCATTGATCAGCCTTGGTAGATTAACTGAAGCTGTGGAAGAGTGCCTAAAGGCAATCAAATGTGAACCATCGTGTTCTCGTGCCCATTATAGGCTTGGAACTCTTTATACTAG GTTTGGTCAAGTTGATGATGCAAGTTGGCATTTCGAGTTATCTGGGAAGAATATTGGCTCAGAAATTAGACAGCGTCTATTACGTATTGAAGCTCACTACGTAAATACTAACAAGGCCAGGAAGGTTAAAGATTGGGATGGGGTTTTGAGAGAAAGCACTTTATGTATTGAAGCTGGAGTAGATGCATCAAACCAG TTGGTTGCTTTAAAAGCTGAGGCTCTATTTAAGCTTGGAAGGGTAGATGAAGCTTTTGAATTAGTAAATGCTGAAAGTCATTCAGAAGAAA GTTTGAGAAAGGAGTTAAGTCTGCAGAAAGAGCTGTGGACATGGATTCAACCCGGAAGTCTTTAA